A single genomic interval of Prochlorococcus marinus XMU1406 harbors:
- a CDS encoding 5-formyltetrahydrofolate cyclo-ligase, which translates to MNISEKKKLERHTFRKLRDEISLTQRENVEKNVKLYVDSFIKEYKNIGYIAIYWPLRNEVDIRSLKEKFCLALPRCKDKNEMLFYPWDKEPLTKDSEGILSPNNSFSLSYNQISMILVPCLSVDKNLTRLGYGGGYFDKLRTDNNWRNVPCIGVLTSNCVSTIPLTRAEWDIPLSGFITEKEIFV; encoded by the coding sequence ATGAATATTTCTGAAAAAAAGAAATTGGAGAGGCATACCTTTAGAAAACTTAGAGATGAGATTTCACTAACTCAAAGAGAAAATGTAGAAAAGAATGTAAAATTATATGTTGATTCATTTATTAAGGAATATAAAAATATTGGTTACATAGCAATATATTGGCCTTTAAGAAATGAAGTAGATATTAGAAGTCTTAAGGAAAAATTTTGTTTAGCTTTGCCCAGATGTAAAGATAAAAATGAAATGTTATTTTATCCATGGGATAAAGAACCTCTCACAAAAGATTCTGAGGGGATACTAAGTCCAAATAACTCTTTTTCATTAAGTTATAACCAGATAAGTATGATTCTTGTCCCATGTCTTTCTGTAGATAAAAATTTAACAAGATTAGGTTATGGAGGAGGTTATTTTGATAAATTAAGGACAGATAATAATTGGAGAAATGTTCCATGCATTGGAGTATTAACTTCCAATTGTGTAAGTACGATTCCATTAACCAGAGCTGAGTGGGATATTCCTTTATCAGGGTTTATCACAGAAAAAGAAATATTTGTATAA
- a CDS encoding HNH endonuclease has protein sequence MFELISYEKFRDTKDVRFFDISVNESNYRDLVIHSGPAISPPNDEDFNNWQFYIHHNQEDNLLAISGGRTFFLVNFGWDYPFYKVRLESCGYILRIPRGTFHRSISDENGSIVLNQAIRDEDGTVESEFKVTNSKDNKKLLDCITNLEPRFKIYSVK, from the coding sequence ATGTTTGAATTGATAAGTTATGAAAAATTTCGCGATACAAAAGATGTCAGATTTTTTGATATTAGTGTTAATGAATCAAACTATAGAGATCTAGTTATTCACAGTGGTCCTGCGATTAGTCCTCCAAATGATGAAGATTTTAATAATTGGCAATTTTACATACATCACAATCAAGAAGATAATCTATTAGCTATCTCTGGAGGTAGAACATTTTTCCTTGTCAATTTTGGTTGGGATTATCCTTTTTATAAAGTTAGATTAGAATCTTGCGGATATATTTTAAGGATACCTAGAGGAACTTTTCATAGATCCATATCTGACGAAAACGGTTCCATAGTTTTAAATCAAGCCATTAGAGATGAAGACGGTACAGTTGAATCTGAATTCAAGGTAACGAATAGCAAAGATAACAAAAAACTTCTAGATTGTATAACTAATTTAGAGCCAAGATTTAAAATTTATAGTGTTAAATAA
- a CDS encoding ABC transporter substrate-binding protein — protein MKKKFFLSILIILISFLQNSCGSKRISKKIIVASSGKIESLDPARANTLKAIQLISSLGDTLYELNSNGELIPELASGMPIISKDRLQIIINLRKNVFFHDGTSFNSNAIKFTFDRFKRIGTMNYILGNKIKSIETPSEYSVIINLNKPSSSLNGLLTSVNLTPISPTFYKEYSDKFLNEKFVGTGKYVLTSFSNEVQSIAPNLNYWGENPLNKGINFVGYSNSSSLFGALKSKQIDVLLSNSIDDSQRKSLNNLSKNQKFKEGNSPFIELSFISLKTSSYPLNNLNLRLALAKSLNRKLISEKVSYGLRKPSRSIIPPILKKDNQELWPKYDYLEARRLLQKENYCNGNILKIPLTYRSNVPADKLIALTWQEEIKNSLQDCIDIELNGVESTTIYKNLSLGIYTAVILDWTGAYSDPEAYLTPLLSCKEIVDGLCKKGESVFSGSFWGSNKVESLFLESEKISGIYRLEKLVEIEKIAANSIPYIPIWISSQKAWSQNKISKPIFNGSGIISLSDLKLIDE, from the coding sequence ATGAAAAAAAAATTTTTTTTATCAATATTAATTATTTTAATTTCTTTTTTACAGAATTCTTGCGGCTCAAAAAGAATATCTAAAAAAATCATAGTAGCAAGTTCTGGAAAAATTGAATCTTTAGATCCAGCTAGAGCTAATACTCTTAAAGCAATTCAATTAATCAGTTCTCTGGGAGACACGTTATATGAGTTAAATTCTAACGGAGAATTAATACCTGAATTGGCCTCGGGGATGCCAATTATTTCAAAGGATAGACTTCAAATAATTATCAATTTAAGAAAAAATGTTTTTTTTCACGATGGAACTTCATTTAACTCAAATGCAATAAAGTTTACTTTTGATAGATTCAAAAGAATTGGAACAATGAATTATATTTTAGGAAATAAGATTAAATCAATAGAAACGCCAAGTGAATATTCAGTCATAATAAATTTGAATAAACCATCAAGTTCTTTAAATGGTTTGCTTACATCAGTAAATTTAACTCCAATATCTCCTACGTTTTACAAAGAATATTCTGATAAGTTTCTAAATGAAAAATTTGTTGGTACTGGCAAGTATGTGCTGACCAGCTTTTCTAATGAAGTCCAATCAATTGCTCCAAATTTGAATTATTGGGGTGAAAATCCCTTAAATAAGGGTATTAATTTTGTGGGATATTCAAATTCATCTTCTCTTTTTGGAGCTTTAAAAAGTAAACAAATTGACGTGCTCTTATCAAATTCAATTGATGATAGTCAGAGAAAAAGTCTAAATAATTTAAGTAAAAATCAAAAGTTTAAAGAAGGTAATAGCCCTTTCATTGAATTAAGTTTTATAAGTCTTAAAACTAGTTCTTATCCCTTAAATAATCTTAATTTAAGACTGGCTTTGGCAAAAAGTCTTAATAGAAAATTAATTAGTGAGAAAGTAAGTTATGGGTTAAGGAAGCCATCTAGATCAATTATTCCTCCGATATTAAAAAAAGATAATCAAGAACTGTGGCCTAAATATGATTATTTAGAAGCAAGAAGGTTATTGCAAAAGGAAAATTATTGTAATGGAAATATTCTTAAAATACCTCTTACTTATAGATCCAATGTACCAGCTGACAAGCTTATTGCTCTGACATGGCAGGAAGAAATTAAAAATTCTTTGCAAGATTGTATTGATATTGAACTCAATGGGGTTGAATCTACAACAATTTATAAGAATCTAAGTTTAGGAATTTATACAGCCGTTATTCTCGATTGGACTGGAGCTTATTCTGATCCAGAAGCCTATCTCACCCCTCTTTTAAGTTGTAAAGAAATAGTTGATGGATTATGTAAAAAAGGAGAATCAGTTTTCAGCGGTAGTTTTTGGGGATCTAATAAAGTTGAAAGTTTATTTCTTGAGAGTGAAAAAATAAGTGGAATTTATAGATTAGAAAAACTTGTTGAAATTGAAAAAATAGCAGCAAATTCAATCCCTTATATTCCTATTTGGATATCCTCTCAAAAAGCATGGTCTCAAAATAAAATATCAAAACCTATTTTTAATGGTTCAGGAATAATTTCATTGAGTGATCTTAAGTTAATTGATGAGTAG
- a CDS encoding homoserine dehydrogenase, with protein sequence MKKCKIGIVGFGTVGSGIYKILSSEVDTHPILKEIEIVKIAVKDLNKKRDIGLDNSLLINDPFKLINDPSIDVIVEVMGGVDLARDIIMQSLKLGKSVVTANKAVIARYGEEIYKTASKEGVYILSEAAVCGGIPIIEPLKRSLKSNSIKKMVGIINGTTNFILSKMTNEKADYKETLKLAQSLGYAEFDPTADVEGHDAADKISILSELAFGGKIKREEIHSEGISKINLKDIEYANKLGFEIKLLALSERGQINNNDSLALNIWVGPSLIPKSHPLATVKGVNNALLIEADPLGEIMLYGPGAGSGPTAASVVSDILNLHAASVKNNNSIDPLLSFDFWRNCHIISSSEINKKNYLRIICLDSPGVIGKIGDIFGKNNVSIESIVQLDASEDKAEIVVITHEVNNGDFEKSKDEINSLNEVKIIASQLSCI encoded by the coding sequence ATGAAAAAATGCAAAATTGGGATTGTAGGTTTTGGAACTGTAGGTTCAGGAATTTATAAAATATTAAGTTCAGAAGTTGATACACATCCAATTCTAAAAGAAATAGAAATTGTAAAAATAGCAGTTAAAGATCTTAATAAAAAAAGGGATATTGGGCTAGATAATAGTTTATTGATTAATGATCCATTTAAATTAATTAATGACCCCTCTATAGATGTAATTGTTGAAGTAATGGGTGGGGTTGACTTAGCGAGAGATATTATTATGCAATCATTAAAATTAGGTAAATCTGTTGTTACTGCAAATAAAGCGGTCATTGCAAGATATGGAGAAGAAATATATAAAACTGCATCTAAAGAGGGAGTTTATATATTGTCAGAGGCAGCAGTTTGTGGGGGGATTCCTATTATTGAACCCTTAAAAAGATCATTAAAAAGTAACAGCATTAAAAAAATGGTTGGGATAATAAATGGCACAACAAATTTTATTCTTTCAAAGATGACAAATGAAAAAGCTGATTACAAGGAAACCTTGAAATTGGCTCAAAGCCTTGGGTATGCAGAATTTGATCCGACTGCAGATGTTGAGGGCCATGATGCTGCTGATAAAATTTCAATTCTTAGTGAACTTGCATTTGGAGGGAAAATCAAAAGAGAGGAGATACATTCTGAGGGTATTAGTAAAATTAATCTCAAGGATATCGAATATGCTAATAAATTAGGATTTGAAATAAAACTTTTAGCGCTCTCCGAAAGGGGACAAATTAATAATAATGATTCACTTGCTTTGAATATTTGGGTAGGACCTTCTTTGATTCCAAAATCTCATCCATTAGCAACAGTTAAGGGAGTTAATAATGCCTTATTGATAGAGGCTGATCCTCTTGGAGAGATAATGTTATATGGTCCAGGTGCAGGGAGTGGCCCAACTGCTGCATCAGTAGTATCAGATATATTAAATCTGCATGCCGCCTCAGTAAAAAATAATAATTCAATCGATCCACTATTATCTTTTGATTTCTGGAGAAACTGCCATATCATAAGTTCTTCAGAAATAAATAAAAAAAATTACCTTAGAATTATTTGTCTTGATAGTCCAGGCGTAATAGGAAAGATTGGAGATATTTTTGGAAAGAATAATGTATCAATAGAATCAATTGTTCAACTAGATGCAAGTGAGGACAAAGCTGAAATTGTAGTTATTACTCATGAGGTGAATAATGGTGATTTTGAGAAATCGAAAGATGAAATAAATTCGCTTAATGAAGTTAAAATTATTGCAAGTCAATTAAGTTGTATTTAG
- a CDS encoding SufE family protein: MENQEKYNNLSKLVEKLKKSEDPKRKYEYILWLGKKLKEPDSEILVEENKVKGCVSEVFVKVNIKGGKLFWEGYSDALITKGLLAFLITGLNELTPNEVVKIDKKFIEDTGLKASLTPSRSNGFLNILLKMQSQANEFL; encoded by the coding sequence ATGGAAAATCAGGAAAAATACAATAATTTATCAAAATTGGTAGAAAAGTTGAAGAAATCAGAAGATCCAAAAAGAAAATATGAATACATTTTATGGTTAGGCAAAAAATTGAAAGAACCAGATAGTGAAATCCTTGTTGAAGAAAATAAAGTTAAGGGATGCGTTTCAGAAGTTTTTGTTAAGGTAAATATTAAAGGCGGTAAATTATTTTGGGAAGGATATTCTGATGCCCTAATAACCAAAGGATTATTAGCATTCTTAATTACTGGGTTAAATGAACTAACACCAAATGAGGTTGTTAAAATAGATAAGAAATTTATTGAAGATACTGGTTTGAAAGCAAGCTTAACACCTTCACGATCAAATGGTTTTTTAAACATTTTGTTGAAAATGCAGTCTCAAGCAAATGAATTTTTGTAG
- a CDS encoding MFS transporter, whose product MISPNSLQISKNWWIQFPYHLRLITKIRFYAAFGAGGVIYLTSLIFNNLGLSATDIGLGFTISAIIGTVTRLFTGNYLNKTGEIQFPIITSSILSIAASLCLIFSRDTFLYIIGQSFVGAAAGIYWPAAEFGVPYFCHPIETRKAYSLVRSSEAVGIFLGVFLGGVMTNFFYSKSIFINDILCMLFILYLISRNSSSIKRNLEDFHKKFVGQINQGQLKWNKNSTIIILSILLITTSLALIQVTLPLDLVKGGVYRNALSKEIISLIISIQLILLLFLQWPVGSWISKKGRLFGLKFSLINFSFASFLLFISSYLNIPAFYLISFSLILVSLGTASFLPTSTDIVFRIAPSNKKGFAIALLSQCFAMGYFFGPFISGRILDLFGYASVIWLSISFACFIIFSILFKRLF is encoded by the coding sequence GTGATTAGTCCAAATAGTTTACAAATTAGCAAAAATTGGTGGATTCAATTTCCATACCATTTGAGGTTAATAACCAAGATAAGATTTTACGCTGCATTTGGAGCAGGAGGTGTAATTTATTTAACATCACTTATTTTTAATAACCTAGGATTATCGGCAACAGATATTGGCTTGGGGTTTACCATTTCAGCAATAATTGGAACAGTAACAAGACTCTTTACTGGTAATTATCTTAATAAAACAGGGGAAATACAATTTCCAATAATTACTTCTTCAATACTAAGTATTGCCGCTAGCTTATGCCTAATTTTTTCAAGAGATACTTTTTTGTACATAATTGGGCAATCATTTGTTGGTGCTGCTGCAGGAATATATTGGCCTGCTGCCGAGTTTGGGGTACCTTATTTTTGCCATCCTATCGAAACTCGCAAGGCATATTCTCTTGTTAGAAGTTCGGAAGCTGTAGGAATATTCTTAGGGGTATTCTTAGGAGGGGTTATGACAAATTTTTTTTATTCTAAATCAATTTTTATTAATGATATTTTATGCATGTTATTTATCTTATATTTAATATCTAGAAATAGTTCTTCTATTAAAAGAAACTTAGAAGATTTCCATAAAAAATTTGTAGGTCAAATAAATCAGGGACAATTGAAATGGAATAAAAATTCAACAATAATAATTTTATCTATTTTATTGATAACTACCTCTTTAGCTTTGATTCAAGTAACTTTGCCTCTGGATCTTGTTAAAGGTGGAGTATATCGCAATGCATTAAGCAAAGAAATTATTAGTCTTATAATTTCTATTCAGTTAATTTTATTGTTGTTTTTACAATGGCCTGTTGGGTCTTGGATATCAAAAAAAGGTAGATTATTTGGGTTGAAATTTAGTTTGATAAATTTCTCTTTCGCTTCATTTTTATTATTTATTTCTAGTTATTTAAATATCCCAGCTTTTTATTTAATTTCTTTTTCATTAATATTAGTAAGTTTAGGGACTGCTTCATTTCTTCCAACATCAACAGATATCGTTTTCAGAATAGCTCCTTCAAACAAAAAAGGTTTTGCAATTGCTCTATTATCACAATGTTTCGCTATGGGTTATTTTTTTGGACCATTTATTTCAGGACGCATATTAGATCTATTTGGTTATGCTTCAGTAATTTGGCTATCTATTTCATTTGCTTGCTTTATAATTTTTTCTATCTTATTTAAGAGATTATTTTAA
- a CDS encoding carbohydrate kinase family protein produces MAVEKNNKIEEYKLKKGNLNFAVVGHIEWINFLRVDKLPKPGIISHSKKSIEYPAGGGSIIAKILSDLTLNQIHFFTSLGNDDYGDKCFKILSNMGIKLHVAWRDKPTRRGFSLIDSQGERAITVIGERLSPTHKDKLEWNILKKMDGIFITASDSEIFKMARSASILCTTPRVGLNIINKSNVLLDGLIGSNLDPGEIFTFSDLSLKPKYTFKTEGEKGGIIFPGGRYKALKNKKLKVDSYGCGDSFAAGILYGMASKWDIDKSLNLAKVMGRDASEFFGPYANNDEK; encoded by the coding sequence ATGGCTGTTGAAAAGAATAATAAAATTGAAGAATATAAATTAAAAAAAGGGAATTTAAATTTTGCTGTAGTTGGCCATATTGAGTGGATAAATTTCTTAAGAGTCGATAAATTGCCGAAGCCAGGAATCATCTCTCATTCTAAAAAGTCCATTGAATATCCAGCTGGTGGAGGCTCTATTATCGCGAAAATACTTTCTGATTTAACTTTAAACCAAATTCATTTTTTTACTTCATTAGGTAATGATGATTATGGAGATAAATGTTTCAAGATTCTCTCAAATATGGGAATTAAGTTGCATGTTGCTTGGCGTGATAAACCAACTAGAAGAGGGTTTAGTTTAATTGATTCTCAAGGTGAAAGAGCAATAACAGTTATTGGAGAAAGGTTATCTCCAACTCATAAAGACAAGTTGGAATGGAACATTTTAAAAAAAATGGACGGAATTTTTATTACTGCATCTGATTCAGAGATTTTTAAAATGGCTAGATCAGCTTCAATACTGTGTACAACACCAAGGGTGGGATTAAATATAATTAATAAATCAAATGTCCTTTTAGATGGATTAATAGGTAGTAATCTTGATCCAGGGGAAATTTTTACTTTTTCTGATTTATCGTTAAAACCCAAATATACTTTTAAAACCGAGGGAGAGAAGGGAGGCATAATATTTCCAGGAGGAAGATATAAGGCTCTTAAAAACAAAAAATTAAAGGTTGATTCTTATGGATGTGGCGATTCTTTTGCTGCTGGTATTCTTTATGGAATGGCATCTAAATGGGATATAGATAAAAGTTTAAATCTTGCTAAAGTAATGGGAAGAGACGCTAGTGAATTTTTCGGCCCATATGCAAATAATGATGAAAAATAA
- a CDS encoding pentapeptide repeat-containing protein codes for MKFFRFLKYLLSITFSLLVLSSPVFAGANVAVKGEGDEVPSYVRSNITGFDFHGEDLHLSSIAGAVARDADFSDVDLHGTTLTLSDLKGSNLNGIDLTDTLSDRVNFQKTDLRNAVLINMIASGSSFAGAQIEGADFSYAILDSEDQRNLCEIADGINPTTGVSTRESLECS; via the coding sequence ATGAAATTTTTTAGGTTTTTAAAATATCTTTTATCCATAACTTTTTCTTTATTAGTTTTATCCTCTCCAGTTTTTGCTGGGGCAAATGTAGCTGTTAAGGGCGAGGGAGATGAAGTTCCAAGTTATGTAAGATCTAATATTACAGGATTTGATTTCCATGGAGAGGATCTTCATTTGTCATCTATAGCTGGAGCAGTTGCGAGAGACGCAGATTTTAGTGACGTTGATTTACATGGGACAACCTTAACCCTATCTGATTTAAAAGGTTCTAATTTAAATGGAATCGACCTGACCGATACTCTTTCTGATCGAGTTAATTTCCAAAAAACAGATCTAAGAAATGCTGTTTTAATAAATATGATCGCATCAGGTAGCAGTTTTGCAGGAGCTCAAATAGAAGGAGCAGATTTTTCTTACGCTATTCTTGACAGTGAAGATCAAAGAAATCTTTGTGAAATTGCTGATGGGATCAATCCAACAACTGGCGTTTCAACAAGAGAAAGTCTTGAGTGTAGTTAG
- a CDS encoding DUF2834 domain-containing protein yields MNSFYILKDNKQILSYLYLFLSILGAVLPMLANLEFAREYGNSFDINNFISLANANPAAQSISRDLLVGASAIFIWIVNESKKLNMKNMWVVYIGTFLIAFAFSAPFFLFLRERRIIELEKI; encoded by the coding sequence GTGAATTCATTTTACATTTTAAAAGATAATAAACAGATACTATCTTATCTTTACCTTTTTCTATCAATTTTAGGTGCCGTCCTTCCAATGTTGGCAAATTTAGAATTTGCTAGGGAATATGGAAATAGTTTTGATATCAATAACTTCATTTCTTTAGCGAATGCAAACCCTGCAGCTCAGTCAATTTCTAGAGACTTATTAGTAGGTGCAAGTGCAATTTTTATATGGATAGTAAATGAATCAAAAAAATTGAATATGAAGAATATGTGGGTTGTTTACATTGGAACTTTTCTTATTGCATTTGCATTCTCAGCACCTTTTTTCTTGTTTCTAAGAGAGAGAAGAATTATTGAATTAGAAAAAATTTAA
- a CDS encoding alpha/beta fold hydrolase: MKYIFIIFFSFCGLFFNNGLKAAEKINIKFEEMEIPLTIEQLSKLEKYKADSTELIDWLKKIGIIRVFELSKFLEFPVFKEEGLNREILRSWIGRKVLTELSKSITVPNDNNGTEIYNTIENLLDQKKEVSSLDIIKALPSEEILLDIDNLILIISSWKNELSIQQELLSKLNKLERTNQNFFKNTEQKSTQDLIKYVKKIYAPHRVKPFEIEIWKSNKTNNEKELIIFMPGLGGEINNFKWIGNELARRGWPILFIDHRGSNLESFIEVLEGKEAIPGSADFFLYRIKDLDAVLKAHENGEFGLPNNSYILMGHSLGALIALLYEGNKPTDQLEKKCDSALEDFALTNLSKLLQCQLSEIPFPMKNSTNKASAIIGFNSFGSLVWPKENSAAIKTPTLLIGGTYDLITPLINEQFRVFSALNNPSNRFLIIEGASHFSPIRINKSYEENNDVFKISKYFIGSEPILVQDLSTKFIVEFLKNIKDQKIPTIVKNQRDLGLDFHLLDLETIKEISEN; encoded by the coding sequence GTGAAATACATTTTTATAATTTTTTTTAGTTTTTGTGGTTTATTTTTTAATAATGGGTTAAAGGCTGCTGAAAAGATAAATATTAAGTTTGAAGAGATGGAAATCCCTCTTACTATAGAACAATTATCAAAATTAGAAAAATACAAAGCTGATTCAACAGAATTAATAGATTGGTTAAAAAAAATTGGAATTATTAGAGTTTTTGAATTATCAAAATTTTTAGAATTTCCAGTTTTCAAAGAAGAGGGATTAAATAGAGAAATATTAAGAAGTTGGATAGGGCGTAAAGTTCTTACAGAATTAAGCAAAAGCATTACAGTTCCGAATGACAATAATGGAACAGAAATATATAACACTATAGAAAATTTATTAGATCAAAAAAAAGAAGTTTCATCTTTAGACATCATAAAGGCATTACCATCAGAAGAAATTTTACTAGATATTGATAATTTAATTTTAATAATTTCATCTTGGAAAAATGAATTATCAATCCAACAAGAACTTTTATCCAAATTAAATAAACTTGAAAGAACGAACCAAAATTTCTTTAAAAATACTGAACAAAAATCAACTCAAGATCTAATAAAATATGTTAAAAAAATTTATGCTCCTCACCGAGTGAAACCTTTTGAAATTGAAATATGGAAAAGCAATAAAACAAATAATGAGAAAGAATTAATAATTTTTATGCCAGGACTTGGAGGCGAAATTAATAATTTCAAATGGATAGGCAACGAATTGGCTAGAAGAGGTTGGCCAATATTATTCATAGATCATAGAGGGAGTAATTTAGAATCATTCATAGAAGTACTCGAAGGTAAGGAAGCAATCCCAGGAAGTGCAGACTTTTTCTTATATAGAATTAAAGATTTAGATGCTGTATTGAAAGCTCATGAAAATGGAGAATTTGGTTTACCTAATAATTCTTATATTTTAATGGGGCATTCACTTGGTGCTTTAATAGCACTTTTATATGAAGGCAATAAACCTACTGATCAACTAGAGAAAAAATGTGATTCGGCATTAGAAGACTTTGCGTTAACAAATTTATCTAAATTACTTCAATGTCAGTTGAGCGAAATACCATTCCCTATGAAAAATAGCACTAATAAGGCCAGTGCGATAATAGGTTTTAATTCATTTGGCAGTTTAGTATGGCCAAAAGAAAATAGTGCAGCCATTAAAACACCAACTCTTCTAATAGGAGGTACGTATGATCTTATTACCCCGTTAATCAATGAACAATTTAGAGTTTTTTCTGCTTTAAATAATCCATCAAATAGATTTCTAATTATTGAAGGAGCAAGTCATTTCTCTCCAATAAGAATTAATAAAAGCTATGAAGAAAATAATGACGTCTTCAAAATAAGCAAATATTTTATTGGTTCAGAGCCAATATTAGTACAAGATTTATCTACGAAATTTATTGTTGAATTTTTAAAAAATATTAAAGACCAAAAGATCCCTACTATAGTTAAAAACCAAAGAGATTTGGGACTTGATTTCCATCTATTAGATCTTGAAACAATAAAAGAAATTTCCGAAAATTAA
- the ruvC gene encoding crossover junction endodeoxyribonuclease RuvC, with protein MRIIGIDPGLARVGYGIIEIENEKKILLDCGVIETGKDKKEEDRLYEIFQDLNELINHWNPTSAAVEKFFFYKSSTTISVVQARGVIMMVLASKKIHVSEYSPPQIKLTIAGSGKASKKEVLDAVMYSLELKKPPKPDDSADALAIALTKLNEDGIN; from the coding sequence GTGAGAATAATTGGGATTGACCCTGGATTAGCTAGAGTTGGTTATGGAATTATAGAAATAGAAAATGAAAAAAAGATATTATTAGATTGTGGTGTAATTGAGACAGGTAAAGATAAAAAAGAAGAAGATAGACTTTATGAGATATTCCAAGATCTTAATGAATTAATTAATCATTGGAATCCAACATCAGCGGCGGTAGAAAAATTTTTCTTTTACAAATCAAGTACTACCATTAGTGTGGTGCAGGCTAGAGGCGTGATTATGATGGTATTGGCCTCAAAAAAAATTCATGTTAGTGAATATTCACCTCCTCAGATAAAACTAACCATTGCTGGGTCTGGGAAAGCATCTAAGAAAGAAGTTCTTGATGCTGTTATGTATAGCTTAGAACTTAAAAAACCTCCAAAACCTGATGATTCAGCAGATGCCTTGGCCATAGCTCTCACAAAACTAAATGAAGATGGCATTAACTGA
- a CDS encoding ABC transporter permease, which yields MSRNLNKLLNYSLLKISLIPIILWIISSLVFILLRVAPGDPVDAILGSGADEVSREFLRNKLGLNEPLISQYFSYIKNILHLDFGQSLSTQEPVLNIILRSLPASLELGFFSILSATLIGFPLGLIGLINRGKKTDYIARILGIATYAIPPFWGAMLAQLLFSVFFNIFPIGGRFPIFQQQPQITGFLVLDSILSNNIIAFKDSLYHLALPSITLGFLLSGIFSRSLRVNLDNTLKSDYVNAAICRGLSRKKIFLNHALPNALLPIVTISGLTMASLAGGALLFEVTFSWPGIALRLYEAISQRDYTLVQGIVIFTSMLIVSLNLFVDILIAYLDPRIEY from the coding sequence ATGAGTAGAAATTTAAATAAACTACTAAATTATTCCTTATTAAAAATTTCATTAATACCAATAATTTTATGGATAATTTCTTCATTAGTGTTTATTTTATTAAGAGTTGCTCCTGGCGATCCTGTCGATGCCATACTTGGATCTGGTGCCGATGAGGTTTCAAGGGAATTTCTAAGAAATAAATTGGGGCTAAATGAACCTTTAATAAGTCAATATTTTTCATATATTAAAAATATATTGCACTTAGATTTTGGCCAATCTCTTAGTACCCAAGAGCCAGTTCTTAATATCATTCTTAGGTCATTGCCTGCAAGTCTTGAGCTTGGATTCTTTTCAATATTAAGTGCTACACTAATAGGCTTTCCATTGGGATTAATTGGCTTGATAAATAGAGGTAAAAAGACAGATTATATTGCGAGGATATTAGGAATTGCCACATATGCTATACCTCCTTTTTGGGGCGCAATGTTAGCTCAATTATTGTTTTCTGTATTTTTTAATATTTTCCCAATTGGGGGTAGATTTCCAATATTTCAGCAACAACCCCAAATTACGGGATTTCTAGTTTTAGATAGTATTCTTTCAAATAATATTATTGCTTTTAAAGATAGTCTTTATCATCTCGCACTTCCTTCGATTACCCTTGGCTTTTTATTAAGTGGTATATTCAGCCGCTCATTAAGAGTAAATTTGGATAATACCTTAAAAAGTGATTATGTTAATGCTGCTATATGTAGAGGATTATCAAGGAAAAAAATATTTTTAAACCATGCATTGCCTAATGCTCTATTGCCAATTGTCACTATTTCTGGCTTGACTATGGCCTCATTAGCCGGAGGTGCTCTATTGTTCGAGGTAACTTTTTCATGGCCAGGTATAGCTTTAAGATTATATGAAGCTATTTCTCAAAGAGACTATACCTTGGTTCAAGGGATTGTAATTTTTACCTCTATGCTTATAGTCTCTTTAAATCTCTTTGTGGATATTTTAATCGCATATTTAGATCCACGAATAGAGTATTAA